A single region of the Kwoniella botswanensis chromosome 1, complete sequence genome encodes:
- a CDS encoding mitochondrial-processing peptidase subunit beta: MVASRLISRAIARPPAPRVLKPTFSRSLAAVHPVTLPSQDPETKTSVLSNGLSVSTETIPGSQTSTVGLWIDAGSRADADGASGTAHFLEHLAFKGTKSRSQTQLELEVENMGAHLNAYTSREQTVYYAKAFDKDVPQAVDILSDILQNSKLEESAIERERDVILREQEEVEKQLEEVVFDHLHAVAYQGYPLGNTILGPKEHINSISKSDLQNYISKNYTSDRIALVGAGSIEHEALVKLAEKHFANLPVSSNPVPLGGQAHSPTDFLGSEVRIRDDTLDTLNVAIAVEGVSWKSPDYWPMLVMQSIFGNWDRSLGASPLLSSKLSHIISSNNLANSYMSFSTSYSDTGLWGIYLVSENLMNIDDLVHFTLKEWTRMSISPTIAEVERAKQQLKASLLLGLDGTTAIAEDIGRQLITTGKRYTPKEIERYVDAVTPEEIQRVARKYLYDKDIAIAALGRTEGLFDYNRIRADMSSMIY, encoded by the exons aTGGTAGCATCTCGACTCATCTCACGGGCTATCGCTCGACCACCCGCCCCAAGGGTACTCAAACCT ACATTCTCAAGATCGCTCGCTGCCGTTCATCCAGTAACTCTCCCTTCCCAAGATCCAGAAACCAAGACATCGGTATTATCGAATGGACTGTCGGTATCGACGGAGACGATCCCAGGATCGCAAACTTCGACAGTGGGGTTATGGATCGATGCTGGATCGAGGGCTGATGCGGACGGTGCTAGTGGAACGGCGCATTTCTTGGAG CACCTCGCTTTCAAGGGTACCAAATCCAGATCTCAAACCCAACTCGAACTCGAAGTCGAGAACATGGGTGCCCACCTCAACGCCTACACCTCAAGGGAACAAACCGTCTACTACGCCAAGGCTTTCGACAAGGACGTCCCTCAAGCCGTAGACATCTTGTCTGATATCTTGCAGAACTCGAAATTGGAGGAAAGTGCCattgagagggagagagatgTCATTCTgagagaacaagaggaagttgaaaagcaattggaagaagtcgtctttgatcatctgcaTGCTGTTGCttaccaag GCTACCCCCTCGGAAACACCATCCTCGGTCCTAAAGAGCACATCAACTCTATCTCCAAATCCGATTTACAAAACTACATTTCCAAGAACTACACCTCCGACCGAATCGCTTTAGTCGGAGCCGGATCAATCGAACATGAAGCTTTGGTCAAACTCGCCGAGAAACATTTCGCCAACTTACCTGTATCCTCCAACCCCGTTCCATTAGGTGGACAAGCTCATTCCCCCACCGACTTCCTCGGTTCAGAAGTTAGGATCAGAGATGATACATTGGACACTTTGAATGTTGCCATCGCCGTTGAGGGTGTTTCATGGAAATCACCAGATTACTGGCCAATGTTGGTCATGCAATCCATCTTTGGTAATTGGGATAGATCATTAGGTGCCTCACCATTATTATCATCTAAATtatctcatatcatctcttcaaacAACTTGGCAAACTCTTACATGTCCTTCTCCACTTCGTACTCTGATACTGGTCTTTGGGGTATCTACTTGGTTTCTGAAAA CCTCATGAACATTGACGATCTCGTCCACTTCACCCTTAAAGAATGGACCCGAATGTCCATATCCCCAACTATCGCCGAAGTCGAGAGAGCCAAACAACAGCTCAAGGCTTCCTTGTTATTGGGTTTGGACGGTACCACTGCCATTGCtgaggat ATCGGTCGTCAACTCATCACCACCGGTAAGAGATACACCCCCAAGGAGATCGAGCGATACGTCGATGCCGTCACACCCGAGGAGATCCAACGTGTAGCCAGGAAATACCTCTATGATAAAGATATCGCCATTGCCGCTCTTGGTAGAACTGAAGGTCTCTTCGATTATAATAGAATCAGAGCCGATATGTCTTCTATGATCTACTAA